One window of Paenibacillus sp. FSL K6-3182 genomic DNA carries:
- a CDS encoding VOC family protein, translating into MSRVIHFEIETRNPEKKMSFYEEVFGWKFQEMMEGYWIIITGEDGEEGIDGGLMRSSTEEALRTVNSITVADLDEYLGKVERAGGKVTSAKMEIPEIGDFAYCEDSEGLAFGVIQFFKKE; encoded by the coding sequence ATGTCACGTGTTATTCATTTTGAAATAGAGACTAGAAATCCAGAGAAAAAAATGTCATTTTACGAAGAGGTTTTTGGTTGGAAGTTCCAAGAGATGATGGAGGGGTACTGGATAATCATTACGGGCGAAGATGGTGAGGAAGGAATTGACGGTGGACTAATGCGCAGCTCTACAGAAGAGGCACTGCGAACCGTTAATTCAATTACCGTGGCGGATCTGGATGAATATTTGGGCAAGGTCGAGCGGGCAGGCGGAAAAGTTACCTCCGCCAAGATGGAAATTCCCGAGATTGGCGATTTTGCTTATTGTGAGGACTCTGAAGGTCTTGCTTTTGGCGTGATTCAGTTTTTCAAAAAAGAATGA
- a CDS encoding DUF6526 family protein: MSNVKTQSYENHGQYAPLYHFILAPIALILFIASIVHIFKEQFSFSSLLIFGLSVCVVLLGAVVRQFATRLQDRSIVHEENFRHFRLTGKPLDTRLSVQQIIALRFAEDDAFPALCVKAVEAGMNSGTIKKSITNWRADHNRV; encoded by the coding sequence ATGAGCAATGTGAAAACGCAAAGCTATGAGAACCATGGGCAATATGCACCTTTGTATCATTTTATACTGGCGCCCATTGCGCTTATCCTATTTATTGCGTCGATTGTTCATATATTTAAAGAGCAATTCAGCTTCTCTTCGCTATTAATTTTTGGTCTTTCTGTATGTGTAGTTCTATTGGGTGCGGTTGTCCGTCAGTTCGCAACGAGGCTGCAGGATCGCAGCATTGTTCACGAGGAGAACTTTCGGCATTTCAGGCTTACAGGCAAACCATTGGATACAAGACTTAGCGTGCAGCAAATCATTGCTCTGCGTTTTGCGGAGGATGATGCTTTTCCTGCATTATGCGTGAAGGCTGTTGAAGCGGGAATGAATTCCGGGACGATCAAGAAATCGATTACGAATTGGAGAGCGGATCATAACCGCGTTTAA
- a CDS encoding DUF2306 domain-containing protein — translation MKFGGKLMRVRGSAGRSWSLGILAFLALAVGAYALLLYGSPDGIKEQGFVTEKGSMPDLWYSVLWGHAVSAGIAIAIGWFQFIKRFRHRSPKAHRTIGYIYAAMVGIGGITGLYLAFYANGGLIAKVGFGTLSILWLYSLYRALKSIIVHRNKAEHGRWMARNYALTCAAITLRLYTTLAAGIWKITDTNESFFVIAWICWVPNLLFIEMLMSRKKRIGTTHENGIYPKI, via the coding sequence ATGAAATTCGGAGGTAAACTGATGCGTGTACGAGGAAGTGCCGGTCGTTCGTGGTCACTTGGAATATTGGCTTTCTTGGCGTTAGCAGTTGGGGCATACGCCTTGCTTTTGTACGGATCACCTGACGGCATTAAGGAGCAGGGCTTTGTCACAGAAAAAGGAAGCATGCCAGACTTATGGTACAGCGTTCTATGGGGCCATGCCGTTTCTGCTGGAATAGCGATTGCAATCGGCTGGTTTCAATTCATCAAGCGGTTTCGGCATCGCTCGCCAAAAGCACACCGCACGATCGGCTATATTTATGCTGCAATGGTTGGAATTGGCGGCATCACTGGCCTCTATCTCGCTTTTTACGCGAACGGCGGGCTGATTGCAAAAGTTGGCTTCGGCACTTTATCTATTTTATGGCTGTATTCCCTTTATCGCGCGTTAAAAAGCATCATCGTCCACCGGAATAAGGCTGAGCATGGACGCTGGATGGCGAGAAACTATGCTCTTACCTGCGCTGCAATTACACTCCGCTTGTATACTACACTCGCAGCTGGCATTTGGAAAATAACCGATACGAATGAATCGTTTTTCGTTATTGCTTGGATTTGCTGGGTACCAAATCTACTGTTTATTGAAATGCTAATGAGTAGAAAAAAGCGTATTGGCACGACGCATGAGAACGGTATATATCCAAAGATATAA
- a CDS encoding thioredoxin domain-containing protein — protein sequence MTILNLTDNTYDKLVSEQDAVLVEFWAEWCTLCKQMKPILEEIDLAYAGKVTVVMVDVATETKVTEQMGVMSLPALFIYKKGELVGKVTGFVPKETLTGAINQLIP from the coding sequence ATGACTATCTTAAATTTAACGGACAACACTTACGATAAGTTGGTTTCTGAACAGGATGCCGTCTTGGTGGAATTTTGGGCGGAATGGTGTACGCTATGTAAACAAATGAAGCCGATTCTAGAGGAAATCGACTTAGCTTATGCAGGAAAAGTAACGGTGGTCATGGTGGATGTAGCGACGGAAACGAAAGTGACAGAACAAATGGGAGTCATGAGTTTACCAGCTTTGTTTATTTACAAAAAGGGTGAGCTAGTCGGGAAAGTGACAGGTTTTGTACCGAAAGAAACGTTAACGGGCGCCATCAATCAACTCATCCCATAG
- a CDS encoding MFS transporter: MSGNSNAMTNVNPLRWKALFLLCLAQFIVIMDTSIIGVALPAVKEALGYSQNNLQWVFNAYVIFFGGLLLLGGRLSDLFGQRRMFMLGFIILSLASLLAGLAWSQESMNIGRAIQGFGSALIAPAALTIIMQLFVANPKELNKAFGFWGASAAAGGTAGVFLGGVITEWLSWNWTFLINIPVGLFAILYSLYVLPKGTKSKGSIDLLGSLTVTAALVLAVYAIVTSEHNGWGAQTFGLLAIAAVLFILFLIVQAKKKDPLVPLRIFRAPNLLASNIILATLSGAWIPLWFFLNLYLQQVLNYSAFMGGVALVPMTILIMILMVAIMGRLVGKFGIKGNLVIGMLILAGSLLLFAGNTPEDGNFVTNVLWASLLGALGMSMAYIPATISSLSGARPEESGLASGLSNMSYQIGSAIGLAVMVAVSSSWTKGELDKGIDQIAALNTGFHSAFVGAAIIAIVGALIALIFIRKGKTSEN, translated from the coding sequence ATGTCAGGAAATTCAAATGCTATGACTAATGTGAATCCGCTAAGATGGAAAGCATTGTTCTTGCTATGCTTGGCTCAGTTCATCGTTATCATGGATACATCCATCATCGGGGTTGCTCTTCCAGCTGTTAAAGAAGCACTTGGTTACTCGCAAAACAACCTGCAATGGGTATTTAATGCGTATGTCATTTTCTTCGGGGGATTATTGCTGCTAGGAGGCCGACTTTCCGATCTATTCGGTCAACGCAGGATGTTTATGCTCGGGTTTATAATCTTGTCACTTGCTTCGCTGTTAGCCGGATTAGCTTGGTCCCAGGAGTCGATGAATATCGGCCGCGCCATTCAAGGATTTGGATCTGCGCTAATCGCTCCAGCTGCATTGACCATCATCATGCAACTTTTTGTCGCTAATCCTAAGGAGTTAAACAAAGCTTTCGGCTTCTGGGGAGCATCCGCAGCAGCAGGCGGAACCGCCGGGGTTTTCCTTGGAGGAGTCATCACGGAATGGCTCAGTTGGAATTGGACATTCCTGATCAACATTCCCGTTGGCTTGTTCGCTATTCTGTACAGTCTGTATGTCCTTCCAAAAGGAACAAAAAGCAAGGGCAGCATCGATCTCTTAGGATCACTGACGGTCACAGCTGCGTTGGTGCTGGCGGTATATGCAATCGTCACTTCGGAGCATAACGGATGGGGAGCGCAAACATTTGGTCTATTGGCCATTGCTGCTGTACTGTTCATTCTGTTTCTGATCGTGCAAGCGAAGAAAAAAGACCCGCTCGTACCTCTACGAATATTTAGAGCTCCAAATCTACTTGCGAGCAATATCATTTTGGCAACTCTTTCAGGTGCTTGGATTCCGCTTTGGTTTTTCTTAAATCTGTATCTTCAACAGGTTTTGAACTATTCGGCATTCATGGGCGGGGTTGCTCTGGTGCCGATGACGATCCTCATCATGATCTTGATGGTCGCAATCATGGGAAGGCTTGTCGGCAAGTTCGGCATCAAAGGAAATCTCGTCATTGGTATGCTTATATTAGCGGGATCATTGTTGCTGTTCGCGGGGAATACGCCAGAAGATGGCAACTTCGTTACCAACGTTCTATGGGCTTCTCTACTCGGGGCACTTGGCATGTCAATGGCTTATATCCCGGCAACGATTTCCTCCTTGTCGGGGGCAAGACCGGAAGAATCCGGTTTGGCGTCGGGCTTATCCAATATGAGCTATCAGATTGGTTCAGCCATTGGATTAGCTGTCATGGTTGCCGTATCTTCTTCCTGGACCAAAGGGGAGCTGGATAAAGGGATCGATCAAATCGCAGCATTAAATACGGGTTTTCACTCCGCATTCGTTGGAGCAGCTATCATCGCTATCGTGGGTGCACTTATTGCGTTGATTTTTATCCGTAAAGGGAAAACGTCAGAGAATTGA
- a CDS encoding metal-sensitive transcriptional regulator — translation MENELTVASAGHENHHHHQHSHHSEKTKINLTSRLNRIEGQIRGIKGLIEKDTYCDDVLNQIASVQSALNGVGKLLLENHMKSCVVEKIQSGEHGVIDELLTTINKLMK, via the coding sequence ATGGAAAATGAATTAACGGTTGCATCCGCTGGACATGAAAATCATCACCACCATCAACATAGCCATCACTCCGAGAAGACCAAGATAAACCTGACCAGTCGCCTGAACCGAATTGAAGGGCAAATTCGAGGGATCAAAGGGTTAATCGAAAAAGATACGTACTGCGATGACGTGCTCAATCAGATCGCGTCGGTTCAATCGGCTCTAAACGGCGTCGGAAAATTACTTCTCGAGAACCATATGAAAAGCTGTGTCGTTGAAAAAATTCAATCGGGTGAACATGGAGTCATTGATGAGTTGCTGACGACAATAAATAAACTAATGAAATGA